Within the Bacteroides sp. genome, the region AGGAAGAGCAAATCACCCAAAAACTTAAAGAGAACATAAAGCTTATCCAAAGCCGCGCCGCGCTTAATGTAAGCTACCTGATAGAAGAGGGAAGCATTTTTAACACCATCAGTGAGGTAGCTGACCGGATCAGGGCAGAGTTTATTGTCATGGGTATCCATGGCAAGAAAGGGGTTCAGCACCTGATGGGGAGTTATGCCTATAAGGTGGTTTGCAGTGCCAATGTGCCTGTGATGGTGGTTAAACACCTTCATCATCACGTGGGTTATAAAAATATTGTTTTACCCATTGATTTCATGCAGGAGAGCACCCAGAAAATCCTGAAAGCCGTCAGGTTTTCCAATTATTTTGGAGCATCCATCCGGGTCTTCGGATTTCTGGGGACCCGTAATAAGGCCACAATTTTTCAAAAGGAAGCTTTATTGAAAAAGGTGAAAGACACTTTTGCAGATCTCGGCGTGGAGGTCACTACAGACCTTTGTGTAGACCCTAATAGAGACTGGGCAGAGGCATTAATGCACTTTTCTGATGGGATTGATGCAGATCTTATTCTGATTGTGGCTGAAAAAGACATCCAGGTCCCCGATATTTTTTCATCAAATTCCACTGAACGGATCATTGATAAGGCCGATGTGCCTGTTCTAACCGTTGTTCCGAGTCCTGATGACGGGGATTCTGAAAATGAAAAGACCCTCACGGTCCGTTCTTTTATTGACCCCTTGGGATTAACCGAAAAAAGGTAGCATTATTTTTTTGCTGGTCTGGGTTCGTATACCAGTTTAAATCCTGTTGACCTCAGGCATTCCCAAAATTTTGGAAAGGATTTACCCACGACTTCCGGATCCCGGATATCAACCTGCCCTTTGACAAGGGCAAGGGGTGCGCAAGCCATTGCCATACGGTGGTCGTGATAGGTTTGGAAGGTAATCTCCCCTGGCAGCACTGGCCAGGAGGTCTTTCGAAGCTGCCAGATACCTTCTTCACGGGGTGCAAGGATATATCCAAGTTTGGCGAGTTCTGTCTGCAAGGCTTTGATGCGGTCCGTTTCCTTTAGCGGCAAGGTTTCCAATCCCCTGAACACGGCTTGGATATTCCTGCCGGCAAATGCCATGGCCATGGTCTGTGCAAGATCGGGATTTTCATTGAAACCAAAGGAAACAAATTCGGGGTGCCCCCTGGTTTTCTCAGCTGTTGCTCCTTCTGCCGAAAAAGTAGTTGTAATTCCTAAATGATCGAACCATTGCCAGACGACCTCATCGCCTTGAAGGCTTTCGTTAGATAGCATCGGGAAGAAGATCTTCCCTTTTTCTGACAGCAGCAAAGCCTCGTAAAAATAGGAAGCGGCCGACCAGTCGGGTTCAATAGTGATGTCCTTTGATTGGTAGAGGCCAGGGCTGACCTGTATTACGTTACGTTCCCAGCGTGTTTCAATTCCAAAGTAACTCATTAACCCTAAAGTCATTTTAATATATGAAGTGGAAACCGGCTTGCCTTTCAGGGTGATTTCCAGCCCTTCCTGAAACGTAGGGGCAATAAGCAACAGGCTGGTGATAAACTGGCTGCTGGTATCTGCATCTATGTCGACTTTACCTCCAGTGAGCCTCTTTCCTTTGATTTTGAGTGGGGGGAAGCCAGCCTTTCCCTGGTATTCAATATCTGCTCCCAGGTGCTGCAGGGCGCTGACCAGCGGGCCAATGGGGCGCTCTTTCATCCGTTCGGACCCTGTCAGGTAATAGGTTCCTGGTCTTGTCGCAAGAAAAGCGGTAAGGAAACGCATGGCAGTTCCTGTATGGCCAGCATTGATGTCAGGTGTGATGCCAAGGGATTCGAGGGCCCGGGTCAGAATCAGGGTATCTTCAGCATCCGATAAGTTGTGAACATTGAAACCTTGAACGGATAATGCTCGGATGATCAGCACCCGGTTCGCAATGCTTTTTGAAGCCGGCAAAGATACCTTGCCATTTACAATGTTCCCTTCCGGGGCTGTGACTAACAAAAGATTTTCCATGATGCAGGCTTACTGATCCTGAAGGATCTCTTTCAACTCCACCAGAACACTAATTATATCCTCTTCGCTGCATTCTTGACCAGTGATGACCTGTCCTGGTCGTCGCAACAGGCTGAAACCTGGAATGCCTCGCTGGCTCTTTTTATCGTGCTGAACAAATTCCATGACTGAATGGATGGAAGCCTCAGTAAAGTCATAATACACAGCAAAATCAAAGAGAGCCGAAAGGATTTCTTCCACATAAGTCTCGTCAAGGAGGTTCATCCTTTCGGACAGGAGGATTTCACCCATCATCCCCAGGATGACAGCTTCACCGTGTAAGAGGGGATTTGCGTCGTTCAGCAGAGAATAAGTCTCAAAGGCGTGGCCTAAAGTATGGCCGAAATTAAGGGATTTCCGGATATTCCGTTCCAGGGGATCGCGTTGGACAATGTCAGACTTGATCTCCACCGAGATCCTGATCTGCTCTGAGGTGACATTTTCCGGGCCGCCTTCAGCAAGTTCCTTGAAAAAGGAATATTCTGAGATAAGCCCGTGCTTAAGCATTTCTGAGAAGCCATTGTTGAGGTCCCTTTCGGGCAAGGTTTGGAGGAACTCCGTGTCGATAAATACAGCCAGGGGCTGTGCAAAAGTGCCAATAACATTTTTAATACCGTGGAGGTCGATTCCCGTTTTTCCACCAATACTGGCATCAGCCATGGCCATAAGGCTGGTCGGGACATGAACAAATCGAATGCCCCTTTTAAAAACAGAGGCGGCGAATCCGCCCAGATCGCAAACAACTCCACCTCCCAGGTTTATTAATACCGAATTCCTGTCGGCAAGCTTGTCGGTCAAAATCTCCCAAACCGATTGACAGGTTTCCAGGTTCTTGTGCTTCTCTCCTGCAGGAACTTCAATAACCTTGAGGGGAAACCCATCGGGGAGTTTTTTGCGCAACAAGGGAAGGCAATGTTCACGTGTGTTCTGATCTGTTAACACAAAAACAGATTCCCCTGACTTCACATGGAAATCGAGAAACTTTGCAAAATACTTTTCTTCCTTGCTTTCGAAGAATACTGGATGGTTCAGCATGCGTTCTTCTTGACTCATGGCTGCCAAATTTTTAACAAATATATTATAACTGCCAAATCTTTTACAATTTATACATTTATTTTCAAACACTTTCTTATTGTGTTATTTTTCCGCTTAGGAATTCCTTAATTTTGCAGCAAATTTTTTTTCTATGTTCGCATTTGATAATACCCGTGTCGCTTTTCACGACAAGAGCAATTGGGAGCTGAAAAAAGCTTACTGGCTTTTCCGTTTGATTGGGAATCCCTGGCTGGTTAAGATTGGTGCAGGGTTTACCCGTTTTGCTCTTTCAGCCAAACTGCCGATAAGCTGGGCCCTTAAACCGACAGTGTTCAGCCACTTTTGCGGGGGTGAAACCATTGATTCATGTGATGCCACCATTGAACGACTGGGAAGATCTAAGATAAAAACCATACTTGATTATTCCGCCGAGGGCAAGGAACGGGATGAGGACTTTGATTATACCCGAGATCAGATTCTGGCCACCATGGACAAGGCACTGACAAATCCCTACATTCCTTATGCAGTATTCAAACCTACAGGTGTTGCCCGTTTTGCCTTGTTGGAAAAGGTACAGGCTGGAGAAAGCCTGAACGAAGATGAAAAGAAGGAGTGGGATCGGGTCAGGGGACGGGTTCTTAAAATTTGCCAGCGTTCCCATGATTCGAAAATCCCCGTAATGGTAGATGCTGAGGAAACCTGGATCCAAAATATCATTGATGAACTGGTTGAGGAAATGATCTTCCGTTTCAACCGCGAAAAGCCCTTAATATACAATACGCTTCAGATGTACCGGCACGACCGCCTGGATTACCTGAAAGACCTGAACAGGCGTGCAAGGGAAAAAGGTGTGTTTACAGCAGTGAAGCTGGTGCGTGGGGCATATATGGAAAAGGAAAGAGAACGTGCTGCTGAAAAAGGCTATCCCTCGCCAATATATTCCGATAAGCAAGGTACAGATAAGGGTTATGATGATGCTGTGGCTTATTGCATTGAAAATGTAAAGGATGTTGCCGTGTGTATTGGTACCCATAATGAAATAAGTTGTCAAAAAGGTGCAGAGAAAATGATCAGTTTGGGTGTGCCCAAAAACCATCCGCATATTTCCTTTTCCCAGCTGTTGGGGATGAGCGACCAAATCAGTTATAATATGGCTGCTGAAGATTTCAATGTGACCAAGTATATACCTTATGGGCCTGTCAAAACCGTGGTGCCTTATCTCATCAGACGGGCTGAAGAGAATACCTCTGTTGCCGGGCAGACTTCAAGGGAGCTCCTGTTATTGGGCACCGAACTGGAAAGGAGAAAAAAGAGTCAATAGGATTAGTCTCTCATTTCCCGGGGTGAATTCGGGAAGGAAGGAATCGAATTTTTCTGAATATCCGATAGGCCCAAAAATCGCTTAGTTGGGCCTGGGATTAATTCTTCTCTGCCTGACCGCCTCAAAGGTAACAATGGCCACAGAAGCGGAGACGTTCAGTGAGTCTATTATTCCTCCCATAGGGATTCTTATCACGCGATCAGCCTCCTTGAGCCAGTCTTTGCTCAGGCCTTTGTCTTCTGCGCCAAAAGCAATGGCAGCAGGTTCTGAGAAATCCACATCGAAATAGAGATGGGCAGTATCTGGCGATGAAGAATAATATGGAATGCCCCTTTCCTTCAGCCATTCAATGGCTTGCTTGCTGCTGCACTCAACAATCGTCTGACTGAACACACAACCCAGGCTAGCCCGGATGGCATTGGGATTGTAAAGGTCAGTCCTTGAATCACAAAAAAATATGGCCTCAACGCCTGCAGCATCTGTGGTCCTGAGTATTGCTCCCAGGTTCCCGGGCTTTTCTACCCCTTCAAGGATTATGATCAGGGGATTTTCTGAAGGTTTATAATCTTCCAAATGCAACGGTTGACCCTTCCCCAGCATAAGAATTCCTTCAACCCCTTCGCGATAAGCGATTTTTCGATAAACGGAATCGGAAACC harbors:
- a CDS encoding universal stress protein, translated to MTDSSRYHILVPTDLTEVSNYSIDHATEIARIFNHKIVLLHVVSKNVLGTPKEEQITQKLKENIKLIQSRAALNVSYLIEEGSIFNTISEVADRIRAEFIVMGIHGKKGVQHLMGSYAYKVVCSANVPVMVVKHLHHHVGYKNIVLPIDFMQESTQKILKAVRFSNYFGASIRVFGFLGTRNKATIFQKEALLKKVKDTFADLGVEVTTDLCVDPNRDWAEALMHFSDGIDADLILIVAEKDIQVPDIFSSNSTERIIDKADVPVLTVVPSPDDGDSENEKTLTVRSFIDPLGLTEKR
- a CDS encoding 3-phosphoshikimate 1-carboxyvinyltransferase, whose protein sequence is MENLLLVTAPEGNIVNGKVSLPASKSIANRVLIIRALSVQGFNVHNLSDAEDTLILTRALESLGITPDINAGHTGTAMRFLTAFLATRPGTYYLTGSERMKERPIGPLVSALQHLGADIEYQGKAGFPPLKIKGKRLTGGKVDIDADTSSQFITSLLLIAPTFQEGLEITLKGKPVSTSYIKMTLGLMSYFGIETRWERNVIQVSPGLYQSKDITIEPDWSAASYFYEALLLSEKGKIFFPMLSNESLQGDEVVWQWFDHLGITTTFSAEGATAEKTRGHPEFVSFGFNENPDLAQTMAMAFAGRNIQAVFRGLETLPLKETDRIKALQTELAKLGYILAPREEGIWQLRKTSWPVLPGEITFQTYHDHRMAMACAPLALVKGQVDIRDPEVVGKSFPKFWECLRSTGFKLVYEPRPAKK
- the aroB gene encoding 3-dehydroquinate synthase; amino-acid sequence: MSQEERMLNHPVFFESKEEKYFAKFLDFHVKSGESVFVLTDQNTREHCLPLLRKKLPDGFPLKVIEVPAGEKHKNLETCQSVWEILTDKLADRNSVLINLGGGVVCDLGGFAASVFKRGIRFVHVPTSLMAMADASIGGKTGIDLHGIKNVIGTFAQPLAVFIDTEFLQTLPERDLNNGFSEMLKHGLISEYSFFKELAEGGPENVTSEQIRISVEIKSDIVQRDPLERNIRKSLNFGHTLGHAFETYSLLNDANPLLHGEAVILGMMGEILLSERMNLLDETYVEEILSALFDFAVYYDFTEASIHSVMEFVQHDKKSQRGIPGFSLLRRPGQVITGQECSEEDIISVLVELKEILQDQ
- a CDS encoding proline dehydrogenase family protein — its product is MFAFDNTRVAFHDKSNWELKKAYWLFRLIGNPWLVKIGAGFTRFALSAKLPISWALKPTVFSHFCGGETIDSCDATIERLGRSKIKTILDYSAEGKERDEDFDYTRDQILATMDKALTNPYIPYAVFKPTGVARFALLEKVQAGESLNEDEKKEWDRVRGRVLKICQRSHDSKIPVMVDAEETWIQNIIDELVEEMIFRFNREKPLIYNTLQMYRHDRLDYLKDLNRRAREKGVFTAVKLVRGAYMEKERERAAEKGYPSPIYSDKQGTDKGYDDAVAYCIENVKDVAVCIGTHNEISCQKGAEKMISLGVPKNHPHISFSQLLGMSDQISYNMAAEDFNVTKYIPYGPVKTVVPYLIRRAEENTSVAGQTSRELLLLGTELERRKKSQ
- a CDS encoding RNA methyltransferase — protein: MRTHISSLQNPLVKSLVKLQQKANERKSTGTFLVEGRREVSLALRHGIVVEKLIVCPELYVPDPNYPIDIKSLDDNLIFEVSDSVYRKIAYREGVEGILMLGKGQPLHLEDYKPSENPLIIILEGVEKPGNLGAILRTTDAAGVEAIFFCDSRTDLYNPNAIRASLGCVFSQTIVECSSKQAIEWLKERGIPYYSSSPDTAHLYFDVDFSEPAAIAFGAEDKGLSKDWLKEADRVIRIPMGGIIDSLNVSASVAIVTFEAVRQRRINPRPN